A genome region from Paenibacillus pabuli includes the following:
- a CDS encoding FAD:protein FMN transferase, whose protein sequence is MNTDVEVQLVTARREEAEHAAVLVKNWFETQEQRFSRFITNSELNRLNRSVGWMSVSAAMDEVLSLAYGYIGQTEGIFQPGISRALREQGYDVSFEQIGQYERGKTQSSQHTSTSIASLIPVEERDYTCPGWMHREGSRMVHLDPGLELDLGGIVKGWATERIADWLKSTLHIPAGMINAGGDIQVWGTPASTAWTVYIKDPLLDKRNLIGNIQLGTGAVATSGIARRQWQRADGSLCHHLIDPRTMEPADTDVVQCTAVGQHVSQCEIIAKTVCILGSAEAIGWLNRHYDRHDVLWITREGKFWFRGDMDALEERWPGFEPDHCFSFI, encoded by the coding sequence ATGAATACGGATGTGGAGGTTCAGCTGGTAACCGCCCGACGTGAGGAAGCTGAGCATGCAGCTGTACTCGTGAAAAACTGGTTTGAAACACAAGAGCAGCGCTTCAGTCGGTTTATAACCAATAGCGAATTAAATCGTCTGAATCGTTCGGTGGGATGGATGTCCGTTTCCGCTGCCATGGACGAGGTATTAAGTTTGGCTTACGGATATATAGGTCAGACAGAAGGGATTTTTCAACCGGGCATTTCAAGGGCTCTTCGGGAACAGGGATATGATGTCAGCTTCGAACAGATCGGGCAGTATGAGCGAGGCAAGACGCAGTCCTCGCAGCATACCTCAACCTCAATTGCCTCACTAATCCCGGTAGAGGAACGCGATTATACCTGTCCTGGATGGATGCATAGAGAGGGCAGTCGGATGGTCCATCTGGATCCCGGACTTGAACTGGACCTGGGCGGCATTGTGAAAGGCTGGGCAACGGAACGCATTGCCGATTGGCTGAAGAGCACGCTTCACATTCCTGCAGGCATGATTAATGCGGGAGGAGATATTCAGGTGTGGGGTACTCCTGCGTCTACTGCATGGACTGTCTATATAAAGGACCCTTTGCTGGATAAACGCAATCTGATAGGAAACATTCAGTTAGGTACTGGTGCGGTGGCGACTTCAGGGATCGCACGTAGACAGTGGCAGCGGGCCGACGGCAGTCTCTGCCACCACTTGATTGACCCGCGGACAATGGAGCCTGCTGATACGGATGTGGTGCAATGTACCGCTGTAGGCCAGCATGTCTCGCAATGCGAGATTATCGCGAAGACCGTCTGTATCCTGGGGAGTGCTGAAGCGATTGGCTGGTTAAACAGGCATTATGACCGGCATGATGTCTTATGGATAACCCGGGAAGGTAAGTTCTGGTTCAGAGGGGATATGGATGCACTGGAAGAACGGTGGCCAGGCTTTGAGCCGGACCACTGCTTCAGCTTTATTTAA